Proteins from one Halovivax limisalsi genomic window:
- a CDS encoding CaiB/BaiF CoA transferase family protein, whose amino-acid sequence MPPKPLDGLSVLELTTMVAGPYAGQMLGDLGADVVKIERPSGGELSRGIEPDLGGESFYYLTPNRNKRSLAMDVTSEDGRDAFLDLVEAADVVLLNFPPAFAERYDLDDDSLRERNDDLIYCSISAFGHTGPYSGYNGVDTTVQALSGAMSMTRTEETRPMRSGMPFNDIYASLYAVQGILLALLHRRDTGEGDFVDVSLLDASVAGLSTRATYSLATAEPYPPFGRRHNYFAPEGVFEAADGELHLSIVTDRHWRRFCDVVGATDLREDDRFETLDDRIENNDACFEAVAATIESRSLESLIDDLREAGVPAAPINDTLSVFDDEQVQAREMRRTMTHPDVGEVDTLGFPVKYENAEQSIDAHPPRLGEHSREVLQAVGYDDAEIDAFVESGVLREHEEE is encoded by the coding sequence ATGCCTCCGAAGCCACTGGACGGGCTGTCCGTCCTCGAGTTAACGACGATGGTCGCCGGCCCGTACGCCGGGCAGATGCTCGGCGACCTCGGCGCGGACGTGGTCAAAATCGAGCGGCCGTCCGGCGGCGAACTCTCGCGCGGGATCGAACCGGACCTCGGCGGCGAGAGCTTCTACTACCTGACCCCGAACCGGAACAAGCGGAGTCTCGCGATGGACGTGACGAGCGAGGACGGCCGGGACGCCTTCCTCGACCTCGTCGAGGCGGCGGACGTCGTGCTGCTCAACTTCCCGCCGGCCTTCGCCGAGCGCTACGACCTGGATGACGATTCCCTCCGAGAGCGCAACGACGACCTCATCTACTGTTCGATCTCCGCGTTCGGCCACACGGGGCCCTACAGCGGGTACAACGGCGTCGACACCACCGTCCAGGCGCTGAGCGGAGCGATGTCGATGACGCGGACGGAAGAGACGCGGCCGATGCGCTCGGGCATGCCGTTCAACGACATCTACGCCTCGCTCTACGCCGTGCAGGGGATCTTGCTCGCCCTCCTCCACCGACGCGACACCGGCGAGGGCGACTTCGTCGACGTCTCGCTGCTCGACGCGAGCGTCGCCGGCCTCAGCACTCGCGCGACCTACAGCCTGGCGACGGCGGAACCGTACCCGCCCTTCGGCCGCCGGCACAACTACTTCGCGCCGGAAGGGGTCTTCGAGGCCGCCGACGGCGAGCTCCACCTCTCGATCGTCACGGACAGACACTGGCGGCGATTCTGCGACGTGGTCGGGGCGACCGACCTCCGCGAGGACGACCGGTTCGAGACGCTCGACGATCGGATCGAGAACAACGATGCCTGTTTCGAGGCGGTCGCCGCGACGATCGAGTCCCGCTCGCTCGAGTCGCTCATCGACGACTTGCGGGAGGCGGGCGTCCCCGCGGCGCCGATCAACGACACGCTCTCCGTCTTCGATGACGAGCAGGTCCAGGCCAGAGAGATGCGCCGAACGATGACGCACCCGGACGTCGGCGAGGTCGACACGCTCGGCTTCCCCGTCAAGTACGAGAACGCCGAGCAGTCGATCGACGCCCATCCGCCGCGACTCGGCGAACACTCGCGGGAGGTGCTACAGGCGGTCGGCTACGACGACGCGGAGATCGACGCGTTCGTCGAATCGGGTGTTCTCCGCGAACACGAGGAAGAGTAG
- a CDS encoding 4-carboxy-4-hydroxy-2-oxoadipate aldolase/oxaloacetate decarboxylase, whose product MSPTITAEIPRLASATLDRLASVSAAVAHEAMDQTGAMEPPMALRTAGGPICGQAITVSLPPGDNLMIHVGTEFAEPGDVLVIEARSQTAATWGELATKNAMRRGVAGVVTGGNVRDVAEISAADFPVFAPAVSHHGGAKDELGSVNVPVVVGGVSVDPGDVVVGDADGVTVVPHERASEVADAAESKRQREREIDDAIESGTPLLEAADLTETVERLAAEADVDLPSRLAGE is encoded by the coding sequence ATGTCACCCACGATCACGGCGGAGATTCCGCGGCTAGCGTCGGCGACGCTCGATCGCCTCGCGTCGGTCAGCGCGGCGGTGGCGCACGAGGCGATGGACCAGACCGGTGCGATGGAGCCGCCGATGGCGCTTCGAACGGCCGGCGGGCCGATCTGCGGCCAGGCCATCACCGTCTCGCTGCCGCCCGGCGACAACCTGATGATCCACGTCGGTACCGAGTTCGCCGAGCCGGGTGACGTCCTCGTCATCGAGGCCCGCTCCCAGACCGCCGCGACCTGGGGCGAACTGGCGACGAAAAACGCGATGCGACGCGGCGTGGCCGGGGTCGTCACCGGCGGGAACGTGCGCGACGTCGCCGAGATTTCGGCGGCCGACTTCCCGGTGTTCGCGCCGGCGGTCTCCCACCACGGCGGGGCCAAGGACGAACTCGGATCGGTCAACGTCCCCGTCGTCGTCGGCGGCGTGTCGGTCGATCCCGGCGACGTCGTCGTCGGCGACGCCGACGGGGTCACCGTCGTGCCCCACGAACGGGCGAGCGAGGTCGCGGACGCCGCCGAATCGAAACGGCAGCGAGAGCGGGAGATCGACGACGCGATCGAATCCGGCACGCCGCTCCTCGAAGCCGCCGACCTGACCGAGACCGTCGAACGACTCGCCGCCGAGGCCGACGTCGACCTGCCGTCGCGACTCGCCGGCGAATAG
- a CDS encoding glutamate cyclase domain-containing protein produces the protein MAFDDSASGEIIDQVIGIEARPNGLPTVHPLYEAARELGDEAMTYSAATALLDAVEPGDTVLITYGANVPPWYPRGETDGPYGAAALARTLALTAGVRPVIATEERNADAMKPVLRSIGLDAVSVETLYERNHAAAVVPYTEDADEAESEAAAVLDRHDPQALVAVEKLGPTRDGTVRSLIGADRSANHAKLGPLFDRAREEGRLTVGFGDGGNEIGMAKIRDAVVEHIPAGEEICTRIETDELIVGGSSNLGAYGVAAMIAVLERDPDAFHTPADERRMLDAGMTAGIADGLTTRPTATVDGMNRDSLEGIVAVLNNIIENRTSEINREVREYGDIDEPVEDA, from the coding sequence ATGGCATTCGACGACAGCGCCAGCGGCGAGATCATCGACCAGGTGATCGGCATCGAAGCCCGTCCGAACGGCCTGCCGACGGTCCACCCGTTGTACGAGGCCGCCCGCGAGCTCGGCGACGAGGCGATGACGTACTCGGCCGCGACGGCGCTGCTCGACGCGGTCGAGCCCGGCGACACCGTCCTCATCACCTACGGGGCGAACGTCCCGCCGTGGTATCCGCGGGGCGAGACTGACGGGCCGTACGGGGCGGCCGCGCTGGCCCGAACGCTGGCGCTGACAGCCGGCGTCCGTCCGGTGATCGCGACCGAGGAACGGAACGCGGACGCGATGAAACCCGTCCTCCGGTCGATCGGCCTCGACGCCGTCTCGGTCGAAACGCTCTACGAACGCAACCACGCGGCGGCGGTGGTTCCATACACCGAGGACGCCGACGAGGCGGAATCGGAGGCGGCGGCCGTCCTCGACCGCCACGATCCGCAGGCGCTCGTCGCCGTCGAGAAGCTGGGGCCCACCCGCGACGGCACGGTCCGGTCCCTGATCGGCGCGGATCGCTCGGCGAACCACGCCAAGCTGGGGCCGCTGTTCGACCGGGCTCGCGAGGAGGGACGCCTGACGGTCGGGTTCGGCGACGGCGGGAACGAGATCGGGATGGCGAAGATCCGCGACGCCGTCGTCGAGCACATCCCCGCCGGCGAGGAGATCTGTACGCGCATCGAGACGGACGAGTTGATCGTCGGCGGGTCGTCGAACCTCGGCGCGTACGGCGTCGCCGCGATGATCGCCGTCCTCGAACGCGACCCGGACGCGTTCCACACCCCCGCAGACGAACGCCGGATGCTCGACGCGGGGATGACGGCGGGAATCGCGGACGGACTCACGACGCGACCGACGGCCACCGTGGACGGCATGAACCGGGACTCGCTGGAGGGCATCGTCGCCGTTCTCAACAACATCATCGAGAACCGGACCTCGGAAATCAACCGCGAGGTTCGGGAGTACGGCGACATCGACGAACCGGTCGAGGACGCCTGA
- a CDS encoding SDR family oxidoreductase, whose amino-acid sequence MDLELEGSVALVAVSSRGLGKATARALAREGAGVVVNGRTEATIDETVAELADVGPGRVVGVPADLTVAEDVDRLVDETVEAFGRLDHLITNAGGPASAPVRRTTEADWIGAYELLVLSAVRLVWAAAEHLERDGGTITMIASRAVEEAVPNNPLSNSVRMGVVGLGKTLSMELAPAVRTNAVLPGAHATDRIRELAEQKIERGEIDTVQDDIDERTEAIPLDRLGDPIELGNAIAFLCSPRAGFVNGETITVDGGRTRATL is encoded by the coding sequence ATGGATCTGGAACTCGAAGGATCGGTCGCACTGGTCGCCGTGTCGAGCCGCGGACTGGGGAAGGCGACGGCGCGGGCGCTGGCCCGAGAGGGCGCAGGCGTCGTCGTCAACGGGCGGACCGAAGCGACGATCGACGAAACGGTCGCGGAGCTCGCGGACGTCGGTCCCGGCCGCGTCGTCGGCGTTCCGGCCGATCTCACGGTCGCCGAGGACGTCGATCGGCTCGTCGACGAGACCGTGGAGGCGTTCGGGCGACTCGACCACCTGATCACGAACGCCGGCGGTCCGGCGAGTGCGCCCGTGCGCCGGACCACCGAGGCCGACTGGATCGGAGCCTACGAGCTGCTCGTACTGAGCGCGGTTCGGCTCGTGTGGGCCGCCGCCGAGCACCTCGAACGCGACGGCGGCACCATCACGATGATCGCCTCGCGAGCCGTCGAAGAGGCCGTCCCGAACAATCCGCTGTCGAATTCGGTCCGAATGGGCGTCGTCGGACTCGGGAAGACGCTCTCGATGGAACTGGCGCCGGCGGTCCGGACGAACGCCGTGTTGCCCGGCGCCCACGCGACGGACCGCATTCGCGAACTGGCCGAACAGAAGATCGAGCGCGGCGAGATCGACACCGTGCAGGACGACATCGACGAGCGAACCGAGGCGATTCCCCTCGACCGGCTCGGCGATCCGATCGAACTCGGGAACGCGATCGCCTTCCTCTGCTCGCCCCGGGCCGGGTTCGTCAACGGCGAGACGATCACCGTCGACGGGGGTCGGACGCGGGCGACGCTCTGA
- a CDS encoding cupin domain-containing protein: MDELTLDDLLEKYYADYEPTDLVHRDDPPLQPLTWRVEPPGSTRAKPLLRGERMLLLYAERDAGSYDPPHVHPDHESLSYLLEGEVDVEIDGETYDATPGAAYYHGPGVVHSARARTDCAKLEIKHVPEDRVD, translated from the coding sequence ATGGACGAACTGACCCTGGACGACCTGCTCGAGAAGTACTACGCCGACTACGAGCCGACGGACTTGGTCCACCGCGACGATCCGCCGCTGCAACCTCTCACGTGGCGAGTCGAACCGCCGGGGAGCACGCGAGCGAAGCCGCTATTGCGCGGCGAGCGGATGCTCCTGCTGTACGCCGAACGCGACGCGGGATCCTACGACCCGCCGCACGTCCACCCCGATCACGAATCGCTCTCGTACCTGCTCGAGGGCGAGGTCGATGTCGAAATCGACGGCGAGACGTACGACGCGACGCCCGGCGCCGCGTACTATCACGGTCCCGGCGTCGTCCACTCGGCGCGGGCCCGGACCGACTGCGCCAAACTCGAGATCAAACACGTCCCCGAGGACCGGGTCGACTGA
- a CDS encoding substrate-binding domain-containing protein, with translation MPESTVRTRRRFLTGAAAVGGVTLTAGCTEILGGDDGGEGAAAGEDFSDLESMEATIAHPAPPGLNRDHRYALSFKNYVENATDGQFSVEIAAGGELGNETEVMEQVLDGVIEFNNTTGQVFAPFNPNVIAWTIPYAFDDMETLLYAIDNQWQEEFDRNLRENTNAMLMGPVYDGGGFQVWSANSRVASASDFEGMSFRTMASPSHQALTEELGATSEVMSWTELYEALDTGVISGQKNPIATFVLGNLHEVQDYIFLDNHQAMIQVPYTNEEWFNGLPAAYQSLIREAAFSAAMDARYLNRLNRSRQIPMVRNELGVEIVEPDESTLDELRSQTQEPVEEVIRDEMTDTALLDSLLEAYDWALEETGQA, from the coding sequence ATGCCTGAGTCAACGGTTCGCACACGACGGCGGTTCCTTACCGGCGCGGCTGCGGTCGGTGGGGTAACGCTCACGGCGGGATGTACCGAAATCCTCGGCGGTGACGACGGCGGTGAGGGGGCTGCGGCTGGCGAGGATTTCTCCGACCTCGAGTCGATGGAGGCCACGATCGCCCATCCGGCCCCGCCCGGGCTCAACCGGGATCATCGGTACGCCCTTAGCTTCAAGAATTACGTGGAGAACGCGACCGACGGGCAGTTCAGCGTCGAGATCGCGGCCGGCGGCGAGTTGGGTAACGAGACCGAGGTGATGGAGCAGGTCCTCGACGGCGTCATCGAGTTCAACAACACGACCGGCCAGGTGTTCGCGCCGTTCAACCCGAACGTCATCGCCTGGACGATCCCCTACGCGTTCGACGACATGGAGACGCTCCTGTACGCCATCGACAACCAGTGGCAGGAGGAGTTCGATCGGAACCTCCGGGAGAACACCAACGCGATGTTGATGGGGCCGGTCTACGACGGCGGCGGCTTCCAGGTCTGGAGCGCCAACTCGCGCGTCGCCTCGGCGTCCGACTTCGAGGGGATGAGCTTCCGGACGATGGCCTCTCCCTCCCATCAGGCCCTCACCGAGGAACTCGGCGCCACCTCGGAAGTGATGTCCTGGACGGAACTCTACGAGGCGCTCGACACCGGCGTGATCTCTGGCCAGAAGAACCCGATCGCGACGTTCGTGCTCGGCAACCTCCACGAGGTCCAGGACTACATCTTCCTCGACAATCACCAGGCGATGATCCAGGTGCCGTACACGAACGAGGAGTGGTTCAACGGCCTGCCGGCGGCCTACCAGAGCCTGATCAGGGAGGCGGCGTTCTCGGCGGCGATGGACGCCAGGTACCTCAACCGGCTCAACCGCAGTCGCCAGATCCCGATGGTCCGCAACGAGCTGGGCGTCGAGATCGTCGAACCCGACGAGTCGACCCTCGACGAACTCCGATCGCAGACCCAGGAGCCGGTCGAAGAAGTGATCCGCGACGAAATGACGGACACGGCCCTGCTGGACAGCCTGCTCGAAGCGTACGACTGGGCGCTCGAGGAGACGGGCCAGGCGTAA